Proteins from one Staphylococcus sp. IVB6214 genomic window:
- a CDS encoding nitronate monooxygenase, with the protein MWYQTAITEQCGIQLPIIQAGMAGSTTPELVASVSEAGGLGTIGAGYMTPEKLTQEIQRVKQLTSKPFAVNLFVPESFTYTEADVDTMNAHLHSYREALSITTPKPGAHDPEIFQQLVNVVVEQSVAVCAFTFGVPTIDVVSQLHDAGIVVVGSATTVAEAQEVERMGMDAVVAQGSEAGGHRAAFQQDGASALVGTMALVPQIVDHVKIPVIAAGGIMDGRGWVASHVLGAAGVQLGTAFLTTKESASKSVRRQAILNSVETDTVVTKVLSGKAARGIRNGLIDDLESIRHQVLPYPIQNDVTKQIRATAAQEGNADWTHIWSGQGARLARDTDVKTLMNTLLTEAQQQVDRLNL; encoded by the coding sequence ATGTGGTATCAAACAGCGATAACAGAACAATGTGGTATTCAATTACCTATCATTCAAGCCGGAATGGCTGGCTCAACGACACCTGAACTTGTGGCGAGTGTGTCGGAAGCAGGAGGGCTTGGAACGATTGGCGCAGGCTACATGACACCAGAAAAGCTTACTCAAGAGATTCAACGAGTGAAGCAGCTGACGTCGAAGCCATTTGCAGTGAATCTGTTTGTGCCTGAATCATTTACATATACGGAAGCGGATGTTGATACGATGAATGCGCATCTTCATTCGTATCGTGAGGCATTGTCGATTACAACGCCTAAACCGGGCGCACACGACCCAGAAATATTTCAACAGTTGGTAAACGTTGTTGTTGAACAGAGCGTGGCTGTATGTGCGTTTACATTTGGTGTGCCAACGATTGACGTTGTATCACAATTGCATGATGCAGGAATTGTTGTTGTCGGAAGTGCGACGACAGTGGCGGAAGCACAGGAAGTAGAACGTATGGGTATGGATGCGGTTGTCGCTCAAGGAAGTGAAGCCGGCGGTCATCGTGCGGCCTTCCAACAAGACGGAGCGTCAGCACTTGTTGGAACGATGGCACTTGTTCCACAAATCGTAGATCATGTGAAGATTCCAGTGATAGCGGCAGGTGGAATTATGGACGGTCGTGGATGGGTAGCGAGTCATGTGTTAGGTGCAGCAGGTGTACAACTCGGGACAGCCTTTTTAACGACAAAAGAAAGTGCGTCAAAATCAGTCCGCAGACAAGCGATATTGAACAGTGTGGAAACAGATACTGTTGTGACGAAAGTGTTGAGTGGAAAGGCAGCAAGAGGGATTCGCAATGGTTTGATTGATGATTTGGAAAGTATACGTCATCAAGTGTTGCCGTATCCAATTCAAAATGATGTAACGAAACAAATACGTGCGACAGCTGCTCAAGAAGGGAACGCTGATTGGACACATATATGGAGTGGACAAGGGGCACGGTTGGCGAGAGATACAGATGTAAAAACACTCATGAATACATTGTTAACAGAGGCACAACAGCAAGTAGACAGGCTCAACTTGTAG
- a CDS encoding DUF86 domain-containing protein: MYFVDKEQLSKKLTYLKQLTEDYESIKTNAYAFERVAQMLIESSVDIGNMIIDAFILRDPGNYKDVVDILELEGAISKETKKVLHETIDVRRQFVHLYDELDSQTLVPLFDRAIPYYQQFIKEILHFLENENVPVTAFGKGEQA, translated from the coding sequence ATGTATTTTGTAGACAAAGAACAGTTATCAAAAAAACTCACATATTTAAAGCAGTTAACGGAAGATTATGAATCGATTAAGACCAATGCCTATGCCTTTGAGCGTGTGGCACAGATGTTGATAGAGTCATCAGTCGATATCGGCAACATGATCATCGATGCATTTATATTGCGAGATCCTGGTAACTACAAAGATGTTGTAGATATTTTGGAATTAGAAGGTGCGATTTCAAAAGAGACAAAAAAAGTACTGCATGAAACAATCGATGTACGTCGTCAATTCGTACACTTATATGATGAATTGGACAGTCAAACATTAGTCCCATTGTTTGATCGTGCCATTCCTTATTATCAACAATTTATCAAAGAAATCTTGCATTTTTTAGAAAATGAAAATGTACCTGTAACAGCATTTGGTAAAGGAGAACAAGCATAA
- a CDS encoding bifunctional UDP-sugar hydrolase/5'-nucleotidase, translated as MRVTLYHTNDIHSHLDAFSRIKAYMAEQRPKLEHPSLYLDIGDHVDLSLPVTEGTMGKRNVQLLNEANCDVATIGNNEGMTISHDVLNTLYDEADFTVTCANVFDESGQLPNNFVESHIKEVAGVRFLFVGVTAAFTPFYRALDWLVTDPLAAIQHVVRQQKGQYDVLIVMSHAGIFFDEELCKLLPEADVILGSHTHHHFLEGKVSNGVLMAAAGKYGHYLGEVTLEIEAQQVVSKRATLHALDTLPVVTTDFEQEGRTLLNSPVVTKPMTLQRETNFITEATYRLAQSVHDYIGADCTIINAGLMVKGYEHKKLTEYDIHQMLPHPINTVRARVSGRVLKDILMTAREQAYMYEHAQGLGFRGDIYGGYILYNAGYIDSSNRYFVNGIEIQDDETYLLGTVDMYTFGRYFPMLKGQSMDYIMPAFLRDIFKAYLQGV; from the coding sequence ATGCGTGTAACACTGTACCATACGAATGATATACATAGTCATCTTGATGCGTTTTCACGTATCAAGGCGTATATGGCGGAGCAACGCCCAAAACTTGAACATCCATCGCTTTATTTAGATATAGGAGATCATGTCGATTTATCGTTACCCGTCACAGAAGGAACGATGGGAAAACGAAATGTCCAGTTATTGAATGAAGCGAATTGTGATGTTGCGACAATTGGTAATAATGAAGGTATGACGATATCGCATGATGTGTTGAATACGTTATATGATGAGGCGGACTTCACTGTAACGTGTGCAAATGTATTTGATGAATCAGGTCAACTGCCGAACAATTTTGTAGAATCACATATAAAAGAAGTCGCTGGCGTTCGATTTCTCTTTGTAGGTGTCACAGCAGCATTTACGCCTTTTTACCGTGCGCTAGACTGGCTCGTGACAGATCCGCTTGCAGCCATACAACATGTGGTGCGTCAGCAAAAAGGGCAATATGATGTCCTTATCGTAATGAGTCATGCTGGTATCTTTTTTGATGAAGAATTATGCAAGTTGCTACCAGAAGCGGATGTGATACTTGGCTCACATACTCACCATCATTTCTTGGAAGGAAAGGTTTCTAACGGTGTGCTTATGGCAGCAGCAGGTAAATATGGCCACTATCTTGGAGAAGTGACCTTAGAAATTGAAGCACAACAAGTCGTGAGTAAACGAGCAACACTGCATGCACTGGACACATTGCCAGTAGTAACGACAGACTTTGAACAAGAAGGACGTACGCTACTCAATTCGCCTGTTGTCACAAAACCGATGACATTACAACGAGAAACGAACTTTATTACCGAAGCAACATATCGATTGGCCCAAAGTGTACATGATTATATCGGTGCAGATTGTACGATTATTAATGCTGGCCTGATGGTTAAAGGCTATGAACATAAAAAATTGACGGAATACGATATTCATCAAATGTTGCCCCATCCCATCAATACGGTAAGGGCAAGGGTGTCGGGTCGTGTGCTCAAAGACATCTTGATGACAGCACGGGAACAAGCATATATGTATGAGCATGCCCAAGGATTAGGTTTTCGTGGCGATATATATGGTGGATACATTCTTTACAATGCAGGTTATATCGACTCGAGTAATCGTTACTTCGTTAATGGAATAGAGATTCAAGATGATGAGACGTACTTGCTCGGAACAGTAGATATGTATACGTTTGGTCGTTATTTCCCGATGTTAAAAGGGCAGTCAATGGATTATATCATGCCGGCATTTTTACGAGATATTTTTAAAGCGTATTTACAAGGAGTTTAA
- a CDS encoding DUF3055 domain-containing protein yields MIDMFLYDDVEPSQIRFVGFIGEETRYDLILLQTNRHYGKTLVLNTQTNKFGIIGTDDLDEEGYIAYILGVNEAEGEELTDYLRDVIR; encoded by the coding sequence ATGATAGATATGTTTTTATATGATGACGTCGAACCATCACAAATCCGTTTTGTTGGCTTTATCGGCGAAGAGACACGTTATGACCTTATCTTGCTTCAAACAAATCGTCATTATGGAAAAACGTTAGTGTTGAACACACAAACGAATAAATTCGGTATTATTGGCACAGATGACTTAGATGAAGAAGGCTATATTGCCTACATCCTCGGTGTCAATGAAGCAGAAGGCGAAGAACTCACAGACTATTTACGCGATGTCATTCGTTAA
- a CDS encoding sulfite exporter TauE/SafE family protein: MSIIILLLVGFLSAVIGSIVGIGGGIIIVPTLIYFGVTLDVLQGITPQTAIGTSSIILIVTGLTSSLGYLKQKQVDVKNGMIFLIGIIPGALIGAYLSQFLTLHSFNRYFGIFLIFVSILLMIRHKIPPIQAFQQERYMKTFTDAHGETYRYGVVPSVAVVLSFLIGMTSGLFGIGGGALMTPLMLLVFRFSPHVAVGTSMMMIFFSSITGSVGHVVLGHVVWGYSLILIVASWIGAKLGVRINRAVKSDTVVLILRIVMLVLGIYLITRSFFS; the protein is encoded by the coding sequence ATGAGTATCATCATATTATTATTAGTCGGTTTTTTATCCGCCGTCATTGGCTCTATTGTTGGTATTGGCGGAGGGATTATTATTGTACCGACACTCATCTATTTCGGCGTTACACTGGATGTCTTACAAGGCATTACACCACAAACTGCTATTGGTACATCGTCGATCATATTAATTGTGACAGGACTTACATCAAGTCTTGGATATTTAAAACAAAAACAAGTGGATGTTAAAAATGGAATGATTTTTTTAATTGGGATTATTCCGGGCGCACTGATTGGAGCATATCTTAGTCAATTTTTAACACTTCATTCGTTCAACAGATATTTTGGTATCTTCCTCATATTTGTATCTATTTTATTAATGATTCGTCATAAAATACCACCGATTCAAGCATTTCAACAAGAGCGTTATATGAAGACATTTACAGATGCACATGGTGAAACATATCGTTATGGTGTCGTACCTTCTGTTGCGGTTGTTTTGTCGTTCTTAATTGGTATGACATCAGGCCTTTTTGGTATTGGTGGGGGTGCGTTGATGACACCATTGATGTTACTTGTTTTCCGTTTTTCACCACATGTGGCAGTTGGCACGAGTATGATGATGATATTCTTTTCGAGTATTACAGGATCGGTTGGACATGTTGTGCTCGGTCATGTTGTTTGGGGATACAGTCTGATATTGATTGTGGCAAGTTGGATTGGTGCAAAATTAGGTGTGAGAATTAATCGTGCAGTCAAATCAGATACGGTTGTCTTAATACTACGCATAGTGATGCTTGTGTTAGGAATATACTTGATCACAAGATCGTTTTTTAGTTAA
- the lipA gene encoding lipoyl synthase, producing MATKNEEILRKPDWLKIKLNTNENYTGLKKMMREKNLHTVCEEAKCPNIHECWGARRTATFMILGDVCTRACRFCAVKTGLPNELDLGEPERVAESVELMNLKHVVITAVARDDLKDAGSNVYAETVRKVRERNPYTTIEILPSDMGGDYEALKTLMAARPDILNHNIETVRRLSPRVRARATYDRTLEFLRRSKELQPDIPTKSSIMVGLGETIEELHETMDDLRANDVDILTIGQYLQPSRKHLKVQKYYTPLEFGKLRKVAMEKGFKHCQAGPLVRSSYHADEQVNEAAKAKQRLGDEQLNS from the coding sequence ATGGCTACGAAAAACGAAGAAATTTTACGCAAACCAGATTGGTTGAAAATAAAGTTAAACACGAACGAGAACTATACAGGTCTTAAGAAGATGATGCGAGAGAAGAACTTGCATACTGTATGTGAAGAAGCGAAGTGTCCAAACATTCACGAATGTTGGGGTGCACGTCGTACAGCTACATTCATGATTCTAGGAGATGTTTGTACACGTGCTTGTCGTTTCTGTGCGGTTAAAACAGGTTTACCGAACGAACTGGACTTAGGTGAGCCAGAACGTGTTGCAGAATCTGTCGAATTGATGAACTTGAAACACGTTGTTATCACAGCTGTTGCACGTGATGATTTAAAAGATGCAGGTTCTAACGTATATGCAGAAACGGTTCGTAAAGTCCGTGAACGCAACCCTTATACAACGATTGAAATCTTACCTTCAGATATGGGTGGAGATTATGAAGCGTTGAAAACATTAATGGCTGCACGTCCAGATATTTTAAATCATAATATCGAAACTGTGCGTCGCTTGTCACCAAGAGTTCGTGCACGTGCGACATACGATCGTACACTTGAATTTTTACGCCGTTCTAAAGAATTACAACCAGATATCCCAACGAAATCTAGTATTATGGTTGGATTAGGTGAAACAATCGAAGAACTTCATGAAACAATGGATGATTTACGAGCGAATGATGTGGATATTTTAACAATCGGTCAATATTTACAACCTTCACGTAAACACTTAAAAGTACAAAAATACTACACACCATTAGAATTTGGTAAGTTACGCAAAGTTGCAATGGAAAAAGGATTCAAACATTGCCAAGCAGGCCCACTTGTAAGAAGTTCATATCATGCAGATGAGCAAGTAAACGAAGCGGCTAAAGCAAAACAGCGTCTTGGTGATGAACAACTTAATTCGTAA
- a CDS encoding YutD-like domain-containing protein, with translation MIKAGNHYFELIESYRDAFNEEDFVSRYSEILDKYDFVVGDYGYDQLRLKGFYRDTYKKADFNKRFSTIQDYILEYCNFGCAYFVVRRLSKQEVDQQLLGEDVEIDEEDKLKNVKIQPTIQS, from the coding sequence ATGATCAAAGCAGGCAATCACTATTTTGAATTGATAGAGTCGTATCGAGATGCTTTTAACGAAGAAGATTTTGTATCACGTTATTCTGAAATTCTAGATAAATATGATTTTGTAGTTGGCGATTATGGTTATGACCAACTTCGCTTAAAGGGCTTTTATAGAGATACTTATAAAAAAGCAGATTTTAATAAACGTTTTTCTACCATTCAAGATTATATATTAGAGTACTGTAATTTTGGATGTGCGTATTTTGTTGTGAGACGTTTATCCAAACAAGAAGTTGATCAACAGTTATTGGGTGAAGACGTTGAAATTGATGAAGAAGATAAGTTGAAAAATGTCAAAATCCAGCCTACAATTCAAAGTTAA
- a CDS encoding DUF72 domain-containing protein yields the protein MIEIGLTGWGDHDSLYEDMERKSDKLKTYASHFPIVELDASYYAIQPERNIIKWIKETPERFKFVVKIHQALTLHADYRDYAESIAELFNDFRQMLQPLVEADKLAMVLVQFPPWFDCNAKNINYIRYVRAQLEQLPVCIEFRHQSWFSDEMKEHTLSFLTEHQLIHAVCDEPQAGEGSVPFVNRITQATALVRLHGRNVYGWTKKDMTDQEWRDVRYLYDYNDNELRQLAVYLQILEKKADKVYVVFNNNSGGHAAQNAKTLQRFLGIDYEGLAPQQLKLF from the coding sequence ATGATAGAGATTGGTCTAACAGGATGGGGAGATCATGATAGTTTGTATGAAGATATGGAACGAAAATCTGACAAGTTGAAGACCTATGCGAGTCACTTTCCAATTGTAGAACTCGATGCTTCCTATTATGCGATTCAGCCAGAGCGCAATATCATCAAGTGGATCAAGGAAACACCTGAAAGGTTCAAGTTTGTTGTCAAGATACATCAAGCATTGACGTTGCATGCTGATTATCGGGATTATGCTGAATCAATTGCAGAACTGTTCAATGATTTTCGTCAAATGTTACAACCACTGGTTGAAGCAGACAAATTGGCGATGGTATTAGTTCAATTTCCACCGTGGTTCGATTGCAACGCTAAAAACATAAATTATATTCGTTATGTGCGTGCCCAGTTAGAACAGCTTCCTGTATGCATAGAGTTTCGGCACCAATCATGGTTTTCAGATGAAATGAAGGAACATACGTTATCATTTCTAACAGAGCATCAATTGATACATGCTGTTTGTGATGAGCCACAGGCAGGTGAGGGTTCTGTTCCTTTCGTGAATCGTATAACACAAGCCACTGCACTCGTACGCTTGCATGGGCGAAATGTATATGGCTGGACGAAAAAAGATATGACAGATCAAGAATGGCGTGATGTACGTTATTTATATGACTACAACGATAACGAGCTACGACAATTAGCAGTATATCTGCAAATTCTTGAGAAAAAAGCTGATAAAGTCTATGTCGTCTTTAACAATAATTCAGGTGGACATGCCGCACAAAATGCGAAAACATTACAACGTTTTTTAGGTATTGATTATGAAGGACTCGCACCACAACAGTTAAAGTTATTTTAA